The segment aaatttgacagaacacttgtataataattatattattaatgcaatggatgatgttgttgcttgtttactacttttcattgttgtgatactgtacatgacgtcctccgccccagaacgtttccgccgttcttggttttggggtgtgacagttgatgttcttgtttgattgtttgctTGCTATATATATGTCAACATATCTGATGGTGGGTTGTGGTGGTCTTGCTCTGTACGGTAGGCCAAGATACTCGGGCGGGCCAACAGTGTGTTTTAGGTCAGGTGCATACCAGTTGTATGTTGTAAGCATAGGAGGCAGGCTAGTcatggactgaaggccggtattGTGCATTCAGGATAGTGGTCCAGGTGTACTCTAAGTCTCGCGAGGTAGTCCAGTTGACTAAAGGTTCgtgtgtgcatgcattgtatgtatattgtggtgtgtggtattttgggggaactcactaagcttcagcttataattttggatttaatgttttcaggtactaccgatgatcgtgggaaggcaaagATGTGAATGTACACATTCATCTGCAGCATTGGAGTTTCACATTTAACCTATATCATTCATGTTTTCATATAATTATATTACGAACAAATAAGTTTTCTTAACTTGGGTTTtatgaaaatggtgtttttatcttaaataaaaatgaagaatttatttgtgaaaatgggacgttacaccCTTCTTCGTAGAATCTCTAAATCGGACAATATACTGTACTTGATGTTGTCGTTTGTAGGGCTTTCTTTGAtcgatatgtttttttttcttttttgtactGAATGGCTTTATGACTTTGAATCCATAGAATATGGGCTTGCAACTTTGAGTCCCTAAAATTTAAGGCCTTGCGACTTTGAATCCCTTAAATTTCCATGATTTCGCTTTTGGTTTCACCCTTCCACGTTTTTATGTTTATCCAGAATTTGTCTAATTAACTATCATGTGGAACAAATAGGAATTGAATGCGAAAATGTATCTTCATCTCATCGCATCAATGGAATGGACGTCATTTCTTCATCTTCAAAAGTGATCATAACTACTTCAAGGATTTCTTCATTGGTAAGGCGATTTAGGGCAAATTAGCATCGATCTACTCTAAACGGTTTATGGGCAAAGTTGCAATTTACACTAAGAATCAAACCATCTTGATGAGAGCCATCAAAGGTTGGCCTCTTTAGCTTTCTTCCTCTaatcaataaaaaatatttatatttgtagTTTTGTTGAAATTCTTAAACATAACTCATATTCCATGGAAATAAGAGACACATCTTTGGATTTCCCACTCATGAATCTACTCAATCGGTGAAGGTTGAGGTCTTCAATCCCGCGAAGGGACGTCGATCTAAATTCTTTTAGATACATAACATTTATTTTTTCGATCGATATAAGCTGGGGAAGGAATTTCTGAGGGTGTCATTGTCGATCCATTTATCTACCCAGAATAATGTATCATTTCCCACATTAGTTTGCTTTTTTTATAACTTCTCCAATTAGGATGCCAATTTTCGCTAAATCTCCCTTGATGCCTCCTATATTGTTCCAACCCCCAACTATTGACCTTGACATACATTCATCATGCTTTAAATAGAGGTTGAGTATCCTTTAATAATGCAACTCCATAGTGAAGATGAGTCGGTCTTAATACGTCACCACCACTTCACTATAAGTGCAATATTTAGGGCACGAATTGATCCATGTTTAGGGCACAAATTGATCTAACACCAAGCCCCCCACAATCTTTAGGTGCCATTACATTATCATATGATATCCAAGTTCATTTTTGTTTTATTATCGACCCAACACCATAAGAATTGTCTTTGAAACCGCTCAAGGGTGTTAATTACACCCACAAGAGCAATAAAAAGTGAAAAGAAATAAGTAGGAAGATTACCAAATATTGACTTAACTATGGTAAGTCTCTCACGAAATGATAAGGTCTTCGATTTCCAAGATGAAAGCTTAGATTGGAACCTCTCAATTATCGGCTTCCAATTCTTCTTGAGGTTCATGTTTGCCCCCACAGGAACACCAAGAAAGGTAAATTGAAGGGTAGTCGATTCACATCTAAGGAGAGAGGCCCACCGATTGGTTTTGTTCATTGAAGCCCCAATACCTAAAACTTTGGACTTATGAAAATTAACTTTTAGACCGGATGAGACTTAAAAGAAACGAAGGATTCGGGCTAAGTTCTTGATGTTGCTTTCGGACCATTCCCCCACAAAAAGGCGTCGTCGGCATAGAAAATATGGGATATATAGTTTTTCATTATGGGAAAttttaaacatttgaatataCATTTTTCACAAGTCGTCTTCATGGATCGTATTGCCTAATGCCTTTGGAAATAGAAAGTTCATTGTCGGTGCCCCGTTAACAAGAATCGATGCTCTGGAGGATGAAAGACACCCATTGATCCACATACGTCATTTGAAGCCATAACCTATTTGCATGAGAATAGAATCAAGGTACTTCCAATTAATTGAATCAAACACCTTATCGAAATCAATTttaaataaagaacttttcgcTTTGGTTTTTTCACCCAAGAGCATACTTCATTAACAATATGAGGTTTGTCAAGGATGTTCCGACCCTTCATAAAAGTTGATTGTACCTTGTCAATATTGTGCCTAATAACCACTTTTAGACATATAGCGAGAAACTTGGCAATGATCTTGTATACACATTCAATAAGAATAAGACTGATTGGACCGTAGTCACTGAGTTTGAGTGGATCCTTGATTTTTAGGGCAACAATGATAAATGATGAGTTACATCCCCTGATGATTTTCCTATATCTCTTGAAGTGCTTCACAAAAGCCACAATATCGGTTTTTAACAACCCCTAAGAAGTTTTTATGAATTGGAAACATCTCGTTTGGGAGCCTTTTTGTTACCGCACGCCCAAACAGCCAAATTTGATCAATTccaaggaaattagggtttctaagttCAAACTAATCTCAGGGCCATTTTCCATGAACTTATTCTTAAATAATCTAAAGACTTTTCAGTTTATCACACCAACCTTAGTGTTCTATTTATCATTAATTATGAGCCCCACGTATTCGATTCTTCATGTTCTTGTTACCATACCCATGAAGGGAAAAAAAAGTATTTTCGTCACCATTAACCGCCATCTTTATACAAGACTTTTTTTTTAAGTCGAGTATCACTACCTTTTCCAGTTTAATAATTTGTTGGTGATCGCTTCTTTGTTCTGCCATCTCCAAATCAGAAAGCAATATGGACTACAAAATTGTATCTAGCTCATCAACCCATTGTTTTAATTGTTTCGTATCACGAACCCCTTGGGATGATCAAGGCCCTCCGGTTCTTGATTTCATTTTTTAAGTGTCGTGACTTCTAACTAATTCATCTTATTTATACAACTCTCTAACCCATTAAAATCTCCACATGATAAATTGACTAATGTACCCTTACCATTTAAATAAAGTGCAATAACATAAATGCCCCTCATCTTATTTCTGTATGCTTTCCCTAGTCTTGTTTTCATGCCTTGCACTATGGTCCGTGTTCATCATTTGATAATCATTGGTTTGAAGACTGTTGCTCAATTTGCATTCCATAGAGAAAAGAAAAGTGAGCTTCACTGAACTAAGGAGCCTCACTCAAACCATAATTAGACCCAAATTGATGTATAAGCGTTCCATTAAATCAAATCCAATAATTCAAATTCTTAAGACAAATGGCACGCAAGACTTATATTAAACAGCTATTTTTCTACATAAATTTCaacaaacaaattaaaatttGTGCAAATAAGTCTCTCATTTCGTATCCATTTTCAATATGGAATCTTTATTTTAACAAGTTGGACTAAAGAGTAGAATAGCAAATTAGCAACTAACACAAGATTTAATACAAGCAACAGAAAACTAAAAGTAATTCCACAAACAGCACCCGATTTATAAAACATTAGCAACTTTCTTCTACAAACCTATATATCATTATCTTATAAAGATAAAAATAGTTGCTATTTTAGCCTTATACCCTTTTATGTCATATACCATTGAAACCAAAGTTCAAGATGTTATCACAGGTCAACAAGATATGAGGGCAAAAAGGACATTTATATTGATTACCACCATCATTTTCCAAATCTTTTTGTATTTGTAAACATTCAAGTCTATCAAGTATTAACATACTAGTGATTCCTCATTGTGTGGCATTGGAAGCTTTTCCATGGCCCTAGATTGTATCTGTTTCAAAAAAAGACAAAATGATCAAGCTGTCTGGATAAATGACAGTGTCAGTGTCAGTATCAGTGAAACAGGGACGTATttgtaaattaacaaaaaaacataCAACGGATTAAAGAAGGTTGTAGAACTATTTTGAGGTGCTTGTTTTGTCTTGATGCACACGTTTTGCCCTACGGCGTGTATGGCTTGTATGGGAATTACGCGATCgcttttttgactttttactgccaaaaaaaaatcaaaaataaaaaataaaaaatcaagaaCCACATTTGAATAAACATTTGTAAAAGCAATAACACAAACCTGAATAAAGATGACACCATAGTAAGTAGAACCATCACAGGGAAAACCATTAAAGCGGATGCCTAAATTAATAACATAATAATCTCATTAACtataaaattatataaactatttttataaaaataatcacATTACTTAAATACTTCAAAACACATACCATaaaccacacaagttcattagttGCAAAGGCACGTGTAATTTCATTTTGCTTCATCACTTCATGTATGTTACCTCGTACCTTCCGAAATAAAATCCACGTCatcaataattataaataaaaaataaataaatattacattCTTTTTCCTTCCAACATATAATCAAACTAACCCTAAATTATATATTCAACTAAGTCTCCACTTAACCCATGGTTAGGCTACAAAACACAAGGTTAAATGACATAACAACaaacaaaagggtaaaattgtcatttaaaaaaaaaagcagAATGTTACCTGTCGATGGTATTTTAGGGCGTATTTGGAGAGCCTTTTATAACCACGGAGTAATTTCTTGGAGTAAGGTTTTAAAAAGATGTGTGTTTTATAAACATAAGGTTTCAGTGTCTTTGAAAGCCAATTGACATAAGGTTTTGTAAACTTCTTGACTTCCTGTAAAGATATACAACACATGGTAAATGTTATCCCGGTTTTTAAATtttatacataaataaaaaagaaaaataacaaaatgaaaTGATTGGGTAAATTTTACAATAACAAGACCTTGATGTAAGGATCCAAAATGGTTTTTATATTGGTAATTTGAGACTGTAATTTTTTCATGGATACATGGTAAATTTCAATAGTCTTGAAAGTAAATTTTTGTGCATGTGGTTCCATATTTGTCACTAATGTAAGCCATTGTTCCTTGATAATAGGAATCCATTTctgtatataaaaaaaaagataaCCATAAATAGATCAATCAAGATGTAAactaatattaataataaaagataaatgaaaaaaaaagaaaaaagttctTACTGTGTGAACCATATCAATGTAGGGCCATGTCCACCTTTGAACTTGAGTTTGTGTTTCCATTGCCTAAAAAATTtcataatattaataatataactttaaagatattattaatattagttttgcactattttaatttttaagtctGTTTATCATGTGAAAACAGTGTTACAACTTACAACAATATCAGAAAGTAATTATATAATATGAAAGAAAAAAGTTATAGTAAAAATTCTAGAAAACCTTTTGAAATGCAACATCAAGAGCTGGTTTTCCATACACATTCCAATGAGTCACCATGAAAGACTGCATATTGAGAAAAATAAGAaatagaaatgtttttttttcatttattttaaagcaAAAGGAAATGGGAATATACCTGAAAATGAATTAAATGAACTGCTAGCCATGGTGGAAGCCATGAATCATGGACCTGATgcataaacatttttttaaataacaaaaatatataatgaaagtacattgttattttttttttttgtatttcaaTTTCATATACCTCTGCAAGTTCTTTTGAGAAGCGTGCAGCTTTAAATTGGACTCTGATTCTTTCTTCCTATAAACATATTGGAGTCTTTGAAATTTTGTAAAAGTAgccaaagtttttaaaaaaaaaaagataaaaaaaaaaaaagtagagttTTAGAAAACCTCAGCTTTCTTTAGAGCAAGTTCTGTTTTATGGATTCTAATCTTTTGTTCTTCGTTTGTCCTCTGAAGCTGGAAATAAAGATaaatttatacaaagaaaattttatacatatataataagaa is part of the Lactuca sativa cultivar Salinas chromosome 7, Lsat_Salinas_v11, whole genome shotgun sequence genome and harbors:
- the LOC111887681 gene encoding uncharacterized protein LOC111887681 isoform X2; amino-acid sequence: MSSNFTPMAAPKRRLFFCMTLILVLFASSETLHDYEVDQSDDSSLKIKHEQLLSKILNLESSIDERSREINSKDERIKQLETNVLEKSNSLASLRSEIQSLQKKESFDAKEQMGEAHARAGELEKQVEDLRIEIAKQNTKKDALEARIHVAETKIAELNEKLVKLQRTNEEQKIRIHKTELALKKAEEERIRVQFKAARFSKELAEVHDSWLPPWLAVHLIHFQSFMVTHWNVYGKPALDVAFQKAMETQTQVQRWTWPYIDMVHTEVKKFTKPYVNWLSKTLKPYVYKTHIFLKPYSKKLLRGYKRLSKYALKYHRQVRGNIHEVMKQNEITRAFATNELVWFMASALMVFPVMVLLTMVSSLFSKKSKKRSRNSHTSHTRRRAKRVHQDKTSTSK
- the LOC111887681 gene encoding uncharacterized protein LOC111887681 isoform X1 translates to MSSNFTPMAAPKRRLFFCMTLILVLFASSETLHDYEVDQSDDSSLKIKHEQLLSKILNLESSIDERSREINSKDERIKQLETNVLEKSNSLASLRSEIQSLQKKESFDAKEQMGEAHARAGELEKQVEDLRIEIAKQNTKKDALEARIHVAETKIAELNEKLVKLQRTNEEQKIRIHKTELALKKAEEERIRVQFKAARFSKELAEVHDSWLPPWLAVHLIHFQSFMVTHWNVYGKPALDVAFQKAMETQTQVQRWTWPYIDMVHTKWIPIIKEQWLTLVTNMEPHAQKFTFKTIEIYHVSMKKLQSQITNIKTILDPYIKEVKKFTKPYVNWLSKTLKPYVYKTHIFLKPYSKKLLRGYKRLSKYALKYHRQVRGNIHEVMKQNEITRAFATNELVWFMASALMVFPVMVLLTMVSSLFSKKSKKRSRNSHTSHTRRRAKRVHQDKTSTSK